GAACATGTTGTTCTGGAGCATTGCCGACTTCCAGGTTAAGCCCGCGGAAGCAGGCAAGGGAATGGAGCTGTGGGTTCTCTGGAAGAACAACAGTTTGTGTCAGCTGTACACCTTGCACTTCAACTTTGACACATTGGAGAGGGACTGGTATACAAATTGGGTCTCGACAGCGATGGAGTCACACAGACAGGAGGCACCACCGGCGTTGGTCTCCTCCGATATCGTTGATCCGACCGAGAAGTGGTTGAAGTACCTCTTTCAGCCCAATAGGTTTACTCCAGAGGTGCTCGAGACTGCTCTGGCCATCTATAACGAGGCTCTCAGACCGCTCGCATCAACGTCTAACAGCTTCAAGAAGAGCGCATCTCTCCCAGAGAGGCTCTGTACCACAATCGCAGGAACAGTGTGTCTCCGGAAATATGCAGATGACCACATGGACTTCACGAGATACCCCACAGATACAGACACCAAATGGCGGCAGTTCTGGCAGACCGCCGAAGACATTAACAGGCGGAGATTCGAGCCTGTCTCTATTGCCTATGACACCTATTCCGAAACCCCATGGCTGCTCCTTGCTGATAGTTGCGCTGTGATACGGGAGTGCAGTTCTACAGAGCTTCTCCTGCACAATGCTGGCGCTGAACTTCGCTCGGAAGGAGCCAAGATCGTGGACCGCTGGTCGCACAGGGACTTGGGATCGGAAGTGGGTGAGCTGTTCGAACAAGCGTCTCACTTGATGAAGGTTGCTTCCGGTTTCCGGAAGAGGTTTCCGGCTGAACTCGAAGCGGCTTGTTGGGGTGCTATTGAGGCGGAGATCTTCACTGAGCCGTCCTCGTCCATCCCAGACAGATTGGACGTCTTCCGGGAACGCTGCGACTTTGGGGAGCGGGTCTCCAATAAGATATTTGATGGCTTGTTCGCTGCTATGAACGAGCATCTCAGTATCGATAATTTGCCGAGTGAGGTCTTTTACGCGATTTTGGACACAATTCCGCTTGGACCTGGGAAGGACTCGGACCTTCTTGCCACACACTTCGGAGTCAGGGCTACGGTGAACGGTGTTCAGGAGATGATTTTGCAAACGCGTCAACTTCTCGTTGACCTACTTGTCCTTGTTGTTTTCTTAGACAGCGAGGTGGACCAGGAGGAGGGATCGACTTTTGATGCAGCTGATTTGTTCTCTAGCATCATTCCTCTGCTCAGAGAATATGAAATGATGCACTGGCTTAGTTCGAATGTCCGGAAGAGCACTGGCAAGCCGGCAAGCGATGCAACTGATGGCTCGGACTCGCCGTTCTCATTGAAGAAGGACACAGGCTTTAACAAGGGCGAGAGGGTGGCCACCATTCTTGAGGATTTGTTCGCTTCTGACATCAAGCCACGTCAAGCGATTGGGCGATCACAGAGTTATACCTTGACGCTTGGAATCCGAGATGTCCTCTCTTGGGTTACGCGTCAAGGAGATGTTGCTTACCCGAATGCGTTGGTCTATATCCAGTGCGACCTCATTGCGAAGAACAACATCGATCTCGCGTGGGATTTTCTACGTTTCCAAGCAACAACCTCTTGGGCGACCTACGTTAAAGGACGGTTGTACGTGGCCATGTCGGAATACGATACTGCGGCTTTGTATTTCCGGAAGGCTGCCTATCTTCTTTGTAAGTTGCCCTCGGTTGTTTTTGGATGAATTTTAGCTAACATTTTGAAGCTTGTGGAAAGCCTCTGGGCAACCTGCATGAGATGTCGTCGACGCTCCTCGACATTGTTTCCGTGGATTGCTTCCACAACGGTCTTCCCAAATACTTCCAGCATGTTCTCTCGATATTCGAGCAAGTGCGGTCATTCTCGCACGTTGCAGATTTTGCCAGTCTTGCATTGCAAACACTAGAGAGCGAGCTCAGCGAGCAAGATCCAGAGTATAACGTCCTACGAACCGATCTCTTGTCCCGCCTCTTCCACGCATCACTAAAAACCTGCCGCTTCGATGAAGCATACTCCGCACTCACCCGATACAAGGACGTCGCATTGCAACGATCTGCCCTCAATTCCCTCATCACAACCGTGCTCGCAGCATCGGGACCAGGAAGCACCGGTCTCAAGCAAATCCTCCACTTCCCCACCTCCCTCGTCCCCAACCTTGCATCCTACGTAGACGAGACACTCGTCTCGCTCGCCAAGAAACAATCCTCCTTCAACTCCTTCCTGGAAACCGAAAACAACAAGTGGACCGACTCCACGCCCGATTTTCAACGAATCCTCCAGGCCTACCGCATCGCACGAGCCGACTACCGCGGCGCAGCCGAGATCGCCTACCGTAACGTCCAACGTCTCCGACAAGCACGCGATAACCCCTCATCCCACCTCGCCCTcgccaaggccaaggaagcCGACGACCAGAAGTCCATGGTCGAGGAAGACGACCCAGAGAGCCAAGAAATCCGACACGAACTCCTCTCCCTaatcaacctcctcgcctGCGTCGACAAGAGCGAAGCATACATCCTCGTCGAGCGCGAAGACCTCTCTTCCACCCAGCCCACGGGCCCGGGCAACAGACCCCGCAGCAGACAAACGCAAGCAATCGATGACGACGGCAACGTCTCCATGGACGACATCGACCCGAACTCGCCTACTGTCCGCCGGCCAAGCTCTAACGCAAGCcgtccctcttcttcttccgttcAGGGTCACGGTTATGcacagaaccagaaccagaaccagacACCACAGAAACGGGTGATTGTTACGCTGGATCATTTACGGCGCGAGTATCAGGGTGAATTGGATCGGGTTAGTAGGATTGAACGAGGGGATTGGGAGTTTGGGGcgttggatgaggatgaggaagatgttGATGGGGATGAGACGATGGTTATTTCGTAGTTTGATTTTGAGTCGAGATTGCTGGCTTAGAATTTCCCCGGTTTATTAGTTCATTTTCGAGGATTTAAGGAGATTGAGTTCTTCTTTGAGTTGAGGGTAATTGCATGTATTGTATCTCGATGTTTTGGTTTGGAGCAGATGAGCAATCTACAGGGATCTCCTTCTACTAAATATTTTCCAGTCTATTAAAAGTAGAGTATTGAATCTCCAAACCAGTTTTTAGATACAACCATGCTAATGCAAACCCATCATAATATGTGCAGAGCCCTAACCACGCATATGCATATCAATGGTATCACAAACTAGACAATAACATTAACAGTTGACAGTCGGGGTATGTCGCAAACAGAAAGCATAACTTTTTAAACCCATAATATGCACCACGGAATCCCAAATAAAGTATTTTCATCAACCCAAGCAAAATCCTCATCTCAtaccaggagaaggaggaaggCTAATCATGCCCATAAACCGACGCGCGCGACCACTTCCCCCTCGCCCGAATCCTCTTTCCAAAGATATAGAACAAAAACGGAATCGGAATCAGCGCCACAGCAATAAACCCCAGCACCGAGCCAGCCCATCCAATACCCATGTTATGGAACATAATCTGCGCAAACAACGGAAATGAACCGGCGAACATACTCCGCACAAACGTATTCGCCGCGACTGCAGACGCGGCAAACTTCTGAAACGTATCGATGAGGTAGTTCAGCGCGGCCTGGAAGATAGTGAAGAACCCGAAGCCCATGAGCACGGTCCCGATGACGGGTGCGATCCAATGGATTGACGCCGAATTGCCCGTCCATGCCCAGATGAAGAGACCCGCGGCGAAAAAGACGGAGCCCAGCATCATGGGCGGCAGGCGGGCTTCGGGGACGGGGAAGttgttgtttgctttgaAGCGGGCGATGTAGAATTTCTGGTTTGTGAGGTTGATGGCTGCGCCGAAGAGGACGCCGACTAGGATGCCAAGGAAAGGTAGCGCGCCGACAACGGCGTTCCATCCGCGGACTTCTTGGAAGACAATTGGGAACGCCGCGAGGCAGAGGTACAGGATGCCGTAGACGAAGGAGGCGTAGAGGGCGACGAGGAAGCAGATGGGGGTGGCGAGGAGTTGGAAGGGGCGGATGAGGTATTTGTTGGCAAGTTCTTTGTAGGTGACGTCCCATTCCTCGTGGCGGGCGTGCAGGGCCCAGTTTCCCGTGCTGAAGCGCAGGCGGCGCGCTTTGTAGACGAGGAGGGCTGGGGAGTAGGATtcgtcgaggatgaggatgtccAGGGTGAGTGTGAGCATCATTAGGATGCCGGTTAAGTATTCGGTCCAGCGCCAGCCGAGGTAGCTTTGGACGACCGCGCCGCCGACGATTGGGCCAATTACAGGGCCTCCGACGACGGCCATGGCGTAGCCGACGATGGCGGCGCCACGTTGCTCGGCTGTCCAGATGTCGCCCAGGACGCCGCCGGTGTTGGTGACTGGTGCGGAACCGAAGAAGCCTGTGAAGAAGCGGGTGATCATGATCGTTTGAATGTCttttgctgttgctgtgcCGAACGAGAAGATCGCGGCGATAAAGTAGGGTATTAAGACTGCCGGTTTGCGGCCGTAGACTTCGGATAGCGGCGCCCATATAAGGGGGCCGATGCCTGAACACGAGTTAGCCAGTGCTTGAACAGGGTGGTTTATAGGTAGCTTACCGAAACCAAACAAGAGCAATGCGGTTCCTAGTAAACCGACTTCTGAGCCAACGCCGTATTGCGCATCAACCTGCGCAGTGCCGGTAGAGAAGCTAGCTAGTCAGTATCCCACGCCTAAAACTCTCGTCTTGAGGAACATACATCGAACTTGCCCAAGTTGCGCCTATTCAGTTGTCAGCTACGGTCAAGGAATCTTCAAAGCAAGATACTCACCCATAGTAGTCAACCCATACAACACCGTCGTAATCGCCTTCTTATGAAACGGCCAATTCAACGGCCGATACGGATCATCGGGTCCATCAAAATCAACAATTACATCAGTCGAGGTCTTCGTATGCGataatgggtgattgaacggCATCGTCTGGCCGGGATCTCGACTCCGAATCCTCGAAACTACCGATTGCGCGCGACTTTCGAACATGGATAAGCTAGACGCAGTGGTCTGCTTCTCCAAGTTCCCTCCATTTCCAGTGCTATCGCCGTTGGTTGCATGTTGTCTCTCATCGTCAATGGAGGAAATGTCCTCGTCGCTGGATGATCGAGAGGCACGATCGTGCTCTGTCATTGTCTGTAAATTTTCCGAAAGGAAATAGGCTGTCCGGATAACTTTCCGCGGTCAATTTAGATATATCTCATGAGATATCAAAAAGCATATCAAGAAAGATGCTAGCCGTGGTAACAGTATAGTCAAAAAAGTCGTGACCAAGACGTCACTGGAATTCGaccaggaaaaaaaaaagtaggGACCCGGTAGTAGTATATATTGCATCTCCGAACACAAGTGGAGCCGTCCGGCGTTCTCGAAAGCCGTGAATTTTTCAAAACGCCAGACAGACTATCACTGACTGATCGTTTCAAGCTCGCGCTTACTTTGGCGCATTGGATTCGTTCCCCAGTGGCAATGCCGTTTTACCCGGCTCCATAAAACCCCATCGGAGGTCCGAAACCGAGCCTTGAAGCGATGAATCGCTTGCCGGGCCATAGCCAGAGGTGGGTCATCGGGCCTATTCCGTAGGGAGTACTCCATAGGCCCTCTCCATAGGGGTACTTCAGACAGTCGTTAAGCCCGGCATTGACATTTCGTTGGACGCCCTACACCGATAGGAGTCTCTAAGCATCCATTCGACAGGTCAACAGCCAGATGACTCACGGCGCAATGCAGGAAGACAGGAATATCACATCTGGATTCTAGCAGACTATCATATCCTTCGCAGGCCTGTAACGGAACCCTCCGACAACGGATAGGACAAGCTTTTGCCGCGGGTCTTAGCCGAAACCCACCCGTGATTTGAGCGTGGAGCTGCTTTCTTTcgttgtttctttctttggcAGTCGGCGTTGACACTGCAAGTCCGAGACTCGGTGTAGTAAACCAGGTCCGAGCATGCTGGGATTTGTATACGGAGTTTGCATATCTCCGTGAGTATGCATGACGGTATATTCAATCTTGAACAGTCAATCATCTATCCAACCATTATCCAAAAGCAAAGTAATTCTACAAAATCCTCACTATACATAAATACCAAAACCAATATTCGTGTTTTTCATCCCAATACAACCAAAAGAAAATCATACAAGTACATCAAACATAAATCATGAAGACCCTGCAGTTGCAGCAGGATCATGCGTGCTCTCCCACTTCCGCACAGCTTCCATGGCAGCAGTAACCTTGAGTCCGATCCGAGCATCAAGTTCATAGCTCTCCCATCTTGCCGCTTTCTCCAGATACTCCTTGCACGCAAGGGCCTTTTGCCGCTCGATCTTCTCGTCCGTGGCTGAGGACTTGGTTTCTGTTTTCTCGGGGTCAGAGGTAGGATGCCCATGCTCAGCGATATACGTTGGCCGCTCCATCCATAGATTCGCGGCCATTTCAAAATGCGCCACGGGACAGATCCAGTCGTCTTTGAGATGCCCCTTGAACTGGTTCTTGTCGTGGTTGAGGATGTGCGTTTGCAGAAGGTCCCTGGCTTCATCGTGTTTCCGGAGTGAACGCAGAACCGCAGCGCGGAGGAGTTGCAGAATCGCTTTCTCCTCCAGACCCTCCCGTGCCCATGTCCTATTGGCGTCGCTTTCGGACCACGCCAGGTTGATCAAGGAAGCCTCGAGCTGCTCGCGAGTCATGCGGCTGTGTCCGTTCCAGAAGAAGATCATCTCTTCGACGGGGTCCACACCGACTGCCTCGACGAGCGGGACCTTCCATTCCTTGGCGCGGGCTTCCCATTTGGCGACTTTGCGGCTCACAAACACGTCAAACGGCAACTGGCGTGCCATGAAGCGCTTCTTGCCGGCCAACGGGGGTGCTGCGCGGAAGTATTCCGTGGCTTTCTCGGCGTGCTTGGCTGCTTCGGTGGGATCTTTTTGGAGGGTTTGGCGGTAAAGGGTGAGATGCGATGATCCGACGATGTAGTAATACAAACTTCGAGACCAGGAGTTGAGATCGAAGCACTGCAAAGTCAGCAAGATGTATATTCAGGGGCGTTCAGGACACTTACCTCGAGAAAAGACTGCGCACAGAGCTCGTATTTATGAAGATACATCGCATTCAGACTCCGCTCGAAAACTCGCAGGGCCTCCACCTGCTTCAGGGGACTCTTGTTCTCCCCACACAAAAGCTCTAGTGCCTTTTCAAGGTTCTTGTTAGCACCCTCCATGCGGGATTCTTCAAGAAGCCAAAGCTGGCTGTTCGGGAACCGTTTCCGCATGTCTGCAAGCAAACCCTCGAGTCGTTCTTGCGGGTACCCCTCGACGTCGCCGTCTTCTCCAGGTATGGCGTCTGGCATGATATCGCAGTAACGAACGAACCCGTTGTAGTATCCCAGCACTGCGAAGGCCGCAATGGCACCGATCAAGTTGTGGAACTTGCTCGCCTGCCATAGCATCCGCAATCCTCGTTGCTTATCCCCGTAGAACCCGATGATGCTGAGCAATTTGCTGAATGCCGGCGGCACCATCGAGATCAACAGCAGAAGAATACCGAAACAGAAATTGGCCCCAGAGTGTATGAAGACGTCGATCTGGTTCTTGAAAAGATCGGAATCGGGATCGATGTTGAGCATGTTCGTCGATGCACCTACAGATGCTGCCGAGGCAGCAGCCGAATCGTGGGAAACATCGAGATCGTCCAGTTTGCGTGATAGCGCATCATCCGATGAATGTGACAAAGTGGGATCTGTGTGCGCTTTCCCTATTCCACGGGCTCTGTTCAATGACTCGCTCGACCTGGTTGATGCTGAAGCCTGCCCAGATTGTCTTTCCTGCATAAACTTCTCTTCCATCTTCAGGATCGCATCGAGGGTCAGATACGCCTTTCTCAGCTTGTAGAAACCCTTGACACTCTCCGTGAGACTCTCATTCAAgacaccaacaacagcacTCATGAGCTGTGCCATTGCCTGACAAAGCGCAAACTCGGTTCCGGGAGCATAGATCTGCGAGTGGTAGCTATTCGGGGCGTGCGCATTGTGCTGAGCTCGATGTTGGTCGTTGGATGCGCTGGTTTCGGCTTCGACGAGTCGTTCGGATGCTGTAAGACATTGTCGTTTAGAGACAGCTTCGATAAGAATGGCAGTCGATATGAACGAACCTTGCCGCATAATCTCCTGCTCAAAACCTAACGTTGCCCGGATAAATGCGACTACACCTTTTCCGAGCTATCCGCGAACAGTGTAAGCGCATCGACCAAATCGTCTTGATTCCCAAGCAACAACCCACATTATGAAAAGACGAAGTCCCCTCGGAAAGACCATCTTCGGCACCATCGACATCATCGTTCATGATCAAGGTCGCAGCTGTTGGGGGCACCATTAGTATGTAACACGACCAGGGTTATGGTTCTAGAACAAGTCATACCTTGCAGCGCATCCTCGACTATTCACATTCAATTATAGTCAGCTGGCAGTTCTTCCCTCACGCAAATCCATTATCATCCCCGGAAAATACTCACGGTCCCTCAATTCAACCAACGAGTCCAGCGACTGCACCTGAGCCGCGGGCTTTTTGCCATAAAACCACGATCCAACCTTGAACATCTTGATCGCGATGATATATAAAGAATGATAGTAAAGAATGCGAGAAGTATAGATAAAAAACGAATATGTTCGGGATGCGAAATGACAATGTTCGAAATTGAAGATCAACTATGGCTCTCGCATGTCAGAACCGCGAGCCGGACACTTCCGGACCCCGATGAAAGAAAACGGACGACGGATTGGGAAGAATGCAGACACTTCCATTAGACACGGCGCAAGGGAAGGAGAGAGGGGCGATGGCAACATAACACTGCTGACGAGAACGACGAGAGCTGAGCAATGCAGAGGTGAGGCGAGGCGAGAAACGAGGCGTGGGAGAGAGATTGAGGCGATGTCGACAGAATGCAGTAATCGATGCGAGCAGAGGTTCTCGCCGGTCGGAGAGCAAAAGAGAGTACGATGAAGTCAGGTTGGCTGTTGAGTCTCAGCGTAGATTGGCATTTTCTTATATGATTATCATTGTATGCATGGTATTCTTGGagctgtacggagtagtcgTGCCTGGAGTCTTTCTAGTTGGAGATTAGCGACAGTGGCGCCAAGTCCATCCTGTCATCATCGCCAATCAATCCTCCTTCGACCATCTCAGATTCCTCATACAACAACACCTGCTCTTAATTCCACCTTTTACCTTGAGCTTTAATTAACCAGCTTTCTATCACTCCGCTCTCGACCTCTTCTCTGCCTTAATTCTTTTTACCCTCACCGACCCCACCATGTCGAACACAACACAGGACAAGCCCGAGCTCTCGCAGCAACCGCAGCAACAGAACCCTCCCGTTCTGGAGGAAGACGACGAGTTTGAGGATTTCCCTGTTGAAGGTAGACAATACTTGCCCTTTTATCGCGAAGGAAGCCGCCCTCCAGCTGTCCACCGGCGCCAGCCGCCAACTCAGCTACCTAGCTACTCAAAGACGCAAACGCTAACACAACACCATCCACAGACTGGGACCAAGAAGAAGCCGAAAAAGCCTCCGTAGCAGCAAATGACAACGCACACTTGTGGGAGGAGAGCtgggatgacgatgatgccgCCGAGGATTTCTCGAAACAACTACAGTGCGTTCCCCGCCTGTCTGCTATCTACCCACCTACCTACCCACAAGGAATACATAGCATATGCGGATTGAAGCATAAGGCTGATGGATTATTATTTACAGAGAAGAGCTGAAGAAGGTCGAGGCGTCGAGTTAATTGATCGAGAGATGGGATAAGAAACGAATGACAGTCGATATGGGTGCCGCCGGGTCGCAGCGATGCTAGACGTGCCGTGCTGGGATATTGAGTGAGGAGATCGGTCTAAATACGGATAAAAAGGGCTGCATTGGGTGTGCTGTGTGCCCTGCAGAGACTTTTTGTCTGCTGCGATACGGCTACTGTCGCGGCTGTGGCTGGTACGGTACTTTACTATATGCTACGAATCACTATTGATTGTTAATGAATGAACCGTCATCAAGTACATGTATGTGCTGTTGCTCGTCAAATACTCAGGTCTATAATAAGGTGGATATCGTATCAAGCTCAAAGCTTGGGACCCGCTTCTAATGTCACCTTGTATTAGAATCCCATTTCAAATGTCTTAATAGTTTCGTTTAATTAATCTGAATTTTCTTGTACATTACATTCATGAACCATCGTGTCTCCCAAGCTAGAGAGTATATAAGGAAAACTGGTTAAATAGCCAGGTATAGatttccaaaaaaaaaaaaaaaagtcccTTCTTACAGGGTACTCATTTACTTACTCGACAGGGCAGCAACACCAGGCAGGTCCTTGCCTTCCAGGAGCTCCAACGAAGCACCGCCACCAGTCGAGACGTGGCTCAGCTTCTCCTCAGCACCGTACTTGGCAGCGACGGTGGCAGTGTCACCACcaccgatgatgacgatggtgCCGGCCTGAGCAGCAGCGACAGCAGCGTCGAGAGTCTTCTTGGTAGCGTTGGCGAAAGGCTCCATCTCGAAGACGCCGGGGGGACCATTCCACAGGATGGTCTTAGCAGAAGCAATGGTCTTCTTGTACAGCTCGACACTCTTCTCGCCAACGTCAAGACCCATGTAGCCGTCGGGGATACCGTCGGCGTCGGTGGCATAGCCGGTCTTAGCGTCGGCGGCGAACTTGTCGGCCGTGACATAGTCGACGGGGAGGACGATCTCGACGTTGTgcttcttggccttctcGGTGATCTCGCCGACGATCTTGCTGCCGGCCTCGTCGAAGAGGGAGTTTCCGATCTTGACGCCTTCAAGGGTCTTCTTGAAGGTGAAGGCCATGGCACCGGTGATGATGAGGCTGTTAACCTTGGGGAGTAGGTTGTCGATCAGCTGGATCTTGTCGGAAACCTTGGCACCACCGAGGATGGCAAGGAAGGGGCGCTGAGGGTTCTCCAAAGCGGTAGCGAAGTAGTCAAGCTCCTTCTTGACCAGGAAACCAGAGGCCTTCTGGGGAAGGTCGACTCCAACCATAGAGCTGTGGGCACGGTGAGCGGTACCGAAAGCGTCGTCTGCAACCATTAGCAATCCCCTAGGCCAAACCAGTCGTAAATGGAAACTTACTGATGTAGACATCACCGAGAGCAGTCAATCCCTTGCGGAACTCAGCGACCTTCTCCTTGTCGGCCTTGACCTTGTTGCCCTGCTCATCCTTCGAGCTaccctcctcctcagcgTGGAAACGGAGGTTCTCAAGCAGAACGATCTGACCACCGGAGGCCTTGTTGACGGTCTCCTCGGTCTCCTTGCCAACGGAGTCCTCAGCGAAGACAACGCTGCGACCCAGAAGCTTCTCGAGCTCGGGGACAACGGGCTTCAGACTGTACTTGGGGTTGACCTTGCCGTCAGGACGGCCGAGATGGGACATGAGGATGACAGCCTTGGCGCCATTCTCGACGGCATACTTGATGGTGGGGAGGGCACCGACGATACGCTGGTTGTTGGTGATCTTTTTGTCGGCGTCGAGGGGGACATTGAAGTCGACCTAGCATCCATTGTTAGCATTGATCCGTCCTTGGGGATTCTTTCCAGTGGAAAACGTACCCGGATGAGGACGCGCTTGTCCTTGAGGTCAACGTCTGTGATGGCGACCTTGTTGCTGAGAGACATGATGACTATAGCTCGGTTATTAGTACGTACAAGGGAGAATAGAAAGTAACGTGCGATATACCTTTTAGAGAAGTAAATGTGGgagaaaggagaagagaggaatCAGACAGGAATTAATACCCAGGAGTGCTCACGGTGAACCTGATAGAAACAACGTCGGTTCAGCGGCGGGGTCCTCTGTAGCATCGGTGGGGCGTCCGGTGAGAGAGTCGAATGCGGACAATAATAATAGGCATTGCTCTATTGCGTGGGAGGCCTATCGGGCTTATGCGGGACTGACATCAGAGTCCCCTGCCATCCATGACGGAACAGTCCGGGGCTGTTCTCGAGCCTCGGGAGAATAGAATTAACACAGGGTGAAAGGGAATTATCAACAGCCGTGGGATTTTCGTATGCTTCTTCTGTTATATTATGGAAGGTTCCGAAACGCGggagggcaaaaaaaaaaaaaaaaagagtaaagacaaaaaagaagGGCCGGGCGAGGATCGAACTCGCGACCACCAGATAACTGGCTACTTGTTGGCACATTGCAATCTGATGCTCTACCACTGAGCTACCGACCCAACTTGTTATTATTTCCTTGCATTATAGTTTCTTTTCATGATGTTTGTTTATAGAAAGTAGTATGTTCCCAGCTCCAAATCAAATTTATTATGAATTGTATCTATAAATAATTTTATACCTTCGATATCTCCTATAAAAAAGGTCTACTTATAAGTTTGACTCTAAATATAACTGActaaaataataataaaaaagaagaagcttTTTGATACACTATAGCAAACAAAACGCACCAGAAACATATATAACGCCTGAGCGCCGATAACAATGGAAGACCtgtagaaaaaaaaaaaacgaaaagATATAAAAGTAGGAATAAATGCAACCGTTAATTGATAAGTTTGCTTCGAACGTCGTTGAC
This Aspergillus chevalieri M1 DNA, chromosome 3, nearly complete sequence DNA region includes the following protein-coding sequences:
- a CDS encoding nucleoporin Nup120/160 (COG:U,Y;~EggNog:ENOG410PICI;~InterPro:IPR011047,IPR021717;~PFAM:PF11715), which codes for MVRIYKDTRVDLRPYSSTTVVNIPIPTQGSAQRRARFSISALTDNDLPVAKDDEEFTKRHLATQGSVYFRKRKLYPRSFLWRVINDNRVLEIHCVDLTKAGIEHHEYNVTLRLDFQEEILPCGVEFADLEEHEALNVFVITASKQLHTLTLRPEFFRRVSAIDDIVSEWCKTCVPAPLAFSYPHRLHASSPLELFVSLDNGSLLRLTRRSGDDGSNWSPLTFDERTWGSSIRGLVRWHTPSPVKYRGRNLDQNVANAIATTSDQTYVFVVCLNHTLKIWNLATNRLVASKDLLNRQVQQNDANFLSLNPSESSFIRVFNAERALDGEYRYFVATYSPFEDGRFKFWAVKGGLTSQLVIEDLYPDAPLRPMDPDTTGNMLFWSIADFQVKPAEAGKGMELWVLWKNNSLCQLYTLHFNFDTLERDWYTNWVSTAMESHRQEAPPALVSSDIVDPTEKWLKYLFQPNRFTPEVLETALAIYNEALRPLASTSNSFKKSASLPERLCTTIAGTVCLRKYADDHMDFTRYPTDTDTKWRQFWQTAEDINRRRFEPVSIAYDTYSETPWLLLADSCAVIRECSSTELLLHNAGAELRSEGAKIVDRWSHRDLGSEVGELFEQASHLMKVASGFRKRFPAELEAACWGAIEAEIFTEPSSSIPDRLDVFRERCDFGERVSNKIFDGLFAAMNEHLSIDNLPSEVFYAILDTIPLGPGKDSDLLATHFGVRATVNGVQEMILQTRQLLVDLLVLVVFLDSEVDQEEGSTFDAADLFSSIIPLLREYEMMHWLSSNVRKSTGKPASDATDGSDSPFSLKKDTGFNKGERVATILEDLFASDIKPRQAIGRSQSYTLTLGIRDVLSWVTRQGDVAYPNALVYIQCDLIAKNNIDLAWDFLRFQATTSWATYVKGRLYVAMSEYDTAALYFRKAAYLLSCGKPLGNLHEMSSTLLDIVSVDCFHNGLPKYFQHVLSIFEQVRSFSHVADFASLALQTLESELSEQDPEYNVLRTDLLSRLFHASLKTCRFDEAYSALTRYKDVALQRSALNSLITTVLAASGPGSTGLKQILHFPTSLVPNLASYVDETLVSLAKKQSSFNSFLETENNKWTDSTPDFQRILQAYRIARADYRGAAEIAYRNVQRLRQARDNPSSHLALAKAKEADDQKSMVEEDDPESQEIRHELLSLINLLACVDKSEAYILVEREDLSSTQPTGPGNRPRSRQTQAIDDDGNVSMDDIDPNSPTVRRPSSNASRPSSSSVQGHGYAQNQNQNQTPQKRVIVTLDHLRREYQGELDRVSRIERGDWEFGALDEDEEDVDGDETMVIS
- a CDS encoding MFS transporter (COG:U;~EggNog:ENOG410Q185;~InterPro:IPR020846,IPR011701,IPR036259;~PFAM:PF07690;~TransMembrane:10 (i144-163o175-193i234-255o267-284i339-365o377-397i418-438o444-471i483-504o510-534i);~go_function: GO:0022857 - transmembrane transporter activity [Evidence IEA];~go_process: GO:0055085 - transmembrane transport [Evidence IEA]), which codes for MTEHDRASRSSSDEDISSIDDERQHATNGDSTGNGGNLEKQTTASSLSMFESRAQSVVSRIRSRDPGQTMPFNHPLSHTKTSTDVIVDFDGPDDPYRPLNWPFHKKAITTVLYGLTTMGATWASSIFSTGTAQVDAQYGVGSEVGLLGTALLLFGFGIGPLIWAPLSEVYGRKPAVLIPYFIAAIFSFGTATAKDIQTIMITRFFTGFFGSAPVTNTGGVLGDIWTAEQRGAAIVGYAMAVVGGPVIGPIVGGAVVQSYLGWRWTEYLTGILMMLTLTLDILILDESYSPALLVYKARRLRFSTGNWALHARHEEWDVTYKELANKYLIRPFQLLATPICFLVALYASFVYGILYLCLAAFPIVFQEVRGWNAVVGALPFLGILVGVLFGAAINLTNQKFYIARFKANNNFPVPEARLPPMMLGSVFFAAGLFIWAWTGNSASIHWIAPVIGTVLMGFGFFTIFQAALNYLIDTFQKFAASAVAANTFVRSMFAGSFPLFAQIMFHNMGIGWAGSVLGFIAVALIPIPFLFYIFGKRIRARGKWSRASVYGHD
- the IML2 gene encoding TTC39/IML2 family protein (COG:S;~EggNog:ENOG410QE90;~InterPro:IPR019412;~PFAM:PF10300;~TransMembrane:2 (o265-290i302-321o)), producing MFKVGSWFYGKKPAAQVQSLDSLVELRDLEDALQAATLIMNDDVDGAEDGLSEGTSSFHNLGKGVVAFIRATLGFEQEIMRQASERLVEAETSASNDQHRAQHNAHAPNSYHSQIYAPGTEFALCQAMAQLMSAVVGVLNESLTESVKGFYKLRKAYLTLDAILKMEEKFMQERQSGQASASTRSSESLNRARGIGKAHTDPTLSHSSDDALSRKLDDLDVSHDSAAASAASVGASTNMLNIDPDSDLFKNQIDVFIHSGANFCFGILLLLISMVPPAFSKLLSIIGFYGDKQRGLRMLWQASKFHNLIGAIAAFAVLGYYNGFVRYCDIMPDAIPGEDGDVEGYPQERLEGLLADMRKRFPNSQLWLLEESRMEGANKNLEKALELLCGENKSPLKQVEALRVFERSLNAMYLHKYELCAQSFLECFDLNSWSRSLYYYIVGSSHLTLYRQTLQKDPTEAAKHAEKATEYFRAAPPLAGKKRFMARQLPFDVFVSRKVAKWEARAKEWKVPLVEAVGVDPVEEMIFFWNGHSRMTREQLEASLINLAWSESDANRTWAREGLEEKAILQLLRAAVLRSLRKHDEARDLLQTHILNHDKNQFKGHLKDDWICPVAHFEMAANLWMERPTYIAEHGHPTSDPEKTETKSSATDEKIERQKALACKEYLEKAARWESYELDARIGLKVTAAMEAVRKWESTHDPAATAGSS